One genomic region from Anthonomus grandis grandis chromosome 1, icAntGran1.3, whole genome shotgun sequence encodes:
- the LOC126743247 gene encoding myelin expression factor 2 isoform X2 translates to MSQDRERSRERIGRRDRPNRMSEASRDRSTDRGGRDHGGSKTSSNRVYVSNIPYEFRWQDMKDLFREQVGDVAFVEMYVDENDKPKGCGIVEFTDNSSVRKCLDVMQRYEVKKRKLVIKEDSGNMRDKHGNVIGRGGGGDRKSRRDDGPRYRDDRDRRNGSSINLSGLGGDDGKWGQTYGLSPQFLESLGIDPPLSNKVFVANLDYTVDKQKLKDVFRLAGRVIDVELSVDKDGRSRGFAVVEFDHPVEAVQAISMFHNQFLFDRQMTVRLDRVSDNSRLPEGLKSVGMGLGQNGEPLKNVAHNLPNQGSQTTGSGILGAVPGANALQVASALSGLGNVSALGNLNPAVLGAAGLGAGLTNNLLQNGLGNAGDLQALMGQNTNLLAQSQQLSAIQGAGNSNIGNPSSGLQSNLSNMGQNSSNQSGQSSFGGRVSDSYNPNQPITYPTNYGGSSSSRLQHLSNSYRRN, encoded by the exons ATGAGCCAAGATAGAGAACGCTCTCGTGAACGTATCGGGCGTCGCGACCGACCGAACAGGATGTCGGAAGCAAGCAGAGACCGGAGCACCGACAGGGGCGGCAGAGACCATGGAGGATCCAAGACCTCCTCGAACAGAGTGTATGTATCAAATATACCCTACGAATTTCGTTGGCAAGATATGAAAGATCTATTCCGTGAGCAAGTTGGGGACGTTGCTTTCGTTGAAATGTATGTCGACGAGAATGATAAACCCAAGGGTTGTGGTATCGTCGAGTTCACTGATAACTCTTCGGTTAGAAAATGTCTTGATGTCATGCAAAGGTATGAGGTGAAAAAGCGTAAGTTGGTCATCAAGGAGGATAGCGGTAACATGAGAGATAAGCATGGAAATGTCATTGGACGAGGAGGTGGTGGTGATAGGAAGTCTCGTAGAGATGATGGACCTAGGTACAGGGATGACAGAGATCGTCGGAATGGCAGTTCTATTAACTTGTCGGGTTTAGGAGGCGATGACGGCAAGTGGGGTCAAACCTACGGTTTGAGTCCACAATTTCTTGAGTCTCTTGGTATTGATCCGCCTCTATCTAACAAGGTTTTTGTCGCTAAT CTTGACTACACAGTTGACAAGCAGAAGTTGAAAGACGTTTTCAGGCTAGCTGGAAGAGTCATAGATGTGGAACTTTCAGTGGATAAAGATGGAAGAAGTAGAGGATTTGCTGTTGTCGAATTTGACCATCCTGTAGAAGCAGTTCAGGCCATTTCTATGTTCCACAATCAG TTCCTGTTTGATAGACAGATGACAGTAAGGCTGGACAGAGTCAGTGATAATTCCAGATTGCCAGAAGGATTAAAATCTGTTGGAATGGGATTGGGACAAAATGGAGAACCGTTGAAGAATGTGGCACACAATCTACCCAATCAAGGTTCTCAAACTACAGGTTCAGGAATCTTGGGGGCAGTGCCCGGAGCGAATGCTTTGCAAGTTGCGAGTGCATTGTCGGGGCTTGGAAATGTTTCGGCTCTCGGCAATTTGAACCCAGCAGTTCTAGGAGCAGCTGGTTTGGGTGCTGGACTTACCAACAACCTTCTTCAGAATGGTTTGGGCAATGCTGGAGATTTACAAGCTTTGATGGGTCAGAACACTAACCTTTTGGCTCAAAGTCAGCAATTGTCTGCTATTCAGGGAGCAG GAAACTCGAACATTGGGAATCCTTCCAGTGGATTACAATCAAACTTGTCTAATATGGGACAAAATTCGTCCAATCAAAGTGGTCAATCAAGTTTTGGTGGAAGAGTTTCTGATTCGTACAACCCTAACCAGCCGATAACATATCCGACAAACTACGGAGGCTCCTCAag